TGATTAGTAGTGTTTACTCAAAAAAAGTTCCTGTTGAGATTTTGAACATAATTGGGGTTGATGAGTATGGTAGTTTTCCATGGGGTATACCAGTGTTTGAATTAACTTTGCACAATTTAAAGATTGGTCTGAGGGGTGTTATGAAGGGAAAAGGTGTTGCTAAGCCTCTTGCTAAGGTTAAAGGGAAACATTTGGAAAAGGGTCCTCGATCTTATAAACTTCCTGGTTTACCTTTTGCATTTTTGGTTTGGTTGTATGAAACCATTCCTTTGTGCTTGAAGGCAAAGTTTTGTTCCTATGATTCTGGTAAACCATATAGGTTTTGTAGATGGAAGAGTATTGGAAATCCTAATTCAAGTGAAGTTGAGAAGAAAGTTCTATCttcaaataaggtattttttatattttgtaaattgtttatttgttgtttttattatattttgtaaactaattattttttcttgttttgctaGCTGAAAGGAAAACATATTGTGCCTACTGAAGATGAAATAAAAGGTTTATTGGTGCTTACTGGAATGGAGTTTATTGGCCGAGAAGAGTCAGATGATGACTTTGATGATGTTCCATTCTCAAAGTTTAATGTTGATAGAGTTGGATCTTCTGGTGTACAGAAGGAGTTTACTGGTGGTTTTGATGTCGATGGTGTGATGCGTAAGATGAAGGAGTTTATTTCTAGGCAAAAGAAGACTGATGAGTCTATTGAAGTATTGAATAATGTGTTGGAGGGTAGATTCAAGGAGTTGCAGTTAAGTCTTCAGTCGTATATTGACTCAAAGATCAGTGAAGGCTTGGTTTTTTTTATGGAATTGAAGTTTAATGAGTTGAAGGAAGCTATTGAAAATGCAAAAATTTCTAAAGATGGAAATGATAGTCCTGATGAGAGCGATGGCAAGGTTtgattatgtttattttattagtttattagatgtttctttgttttttcatatgttattttgattttgttggttttttctttttttttgttgcaaGAATGATGATTTAAATGATGTTGAAGTTTTGATGTGAAAAGTCAAGATGCAATTGAAACTGTTGGACTCGATGAGAATATCCAATATACTCAGGTTATTATTGTTTTGTAAACTAGTatattgttttttgtttattgaatattttttgttttttgaatattttttatttatgttattaatgtttttattgtttaatgggtttttttttatttttttgtaggtTTTTAATGATGATGCTCCTTCATTTGATATTATGAGTTTTATTTCTAGTAAACCTGATTGGTTTactgaagaaaaaaagaatactGATAAATTGAATGATGAAGAACAGGTTGTTGATGATCATGGCCTATTTAAGGATGTTGTTAAAAAATCTAAGGAGGATGAAGATGATGGTGGTGATGACCAggcaagtttatttattttttagttttttcattATTTAGATGATTTGTTACTATGTTGGTTGTTGTCTCTGTCAAAtgttttttatgtttgttttgtaTATTTACAGGGTTTGGGGGGTGGTGATGCTGTTAAAGCTATTGGTTCAGATGGGACAAATAAAGACAATGTTGAGGGAAAGAATACTGAAGAAGCAAAAGATGTTGCAGATGGGAGTAATAAAGATAATGTTGAGGGCAGAGCAGTTGATGTAGATGCAAGTGTAAATGATGTTGAAGGTGTTTGTAGTAAGGGAAAGTTGTTTGATAGTCAAGGCACTGAGGATAGTATCACTGTGTCTGCTTTGGAGATTATAAATGAAAAGATTGATGCCTATGAGGGAAGCATTAAAAAGGTTTGTCATTTTTTGTTTACTGTAtacttttttgtttatttagtttattttatattttgaatcattttgtcatgtttaattatttttattttttgtttttaggatAAGTCTTTAAATAAATTAGAGGCAACAAATGCTGATGTTTTATCTACCTATGGGTTGGACAAGGtttgtttacttttttttttttttttaattcttgattatgttctgagTATTGATTTTTGGTTTACTATGtttacatatattttgttttttttttttgcatgatATTTTAAGACTGATGTTGTTGGTGTTGAGAAGAAGCATGGTTCTCAAGAAAGCTTTTCTGTATCTACCATGGAGGTTGTTAATGATCATTTGGTTTCCTATGAAGACAGTTTGAAAaaggtttatttttattttgtttatgttatttggtagtttattttttttttcttttcacttacttttttttttatttgtttgtaatTGTTTTGAATGCTAGGGAAAGTCTATAAAATTGGAGGAAGAAACTCCTACAGTTGGAAATAGAGAGAGGAAACCTAGTTCTGTATACAACAGTCCGTATGCCACAGAATTTGGTTCAGGTAGTATTGGTAAACCAAAAGGTGGACGTCCTGGATCATGTGCTTTTGGATTTGGCTTTTTCAATGTGATTGATGATGTGCAAGCTAAATCTTTTGATCAGTGGTTTAAGATTGGGTTTAATGATAAAAACAAAGTGAAGAAGTTTAAAGAATGTCATAGGAAGCTTAAGGTTCCATTGGATTTTGTGGTTTGTCAAATTGATGATAAGATGTGGTTCTATGATTTGCTTACTGTTGGGAAGAACTTGTCATGCTCGGTTAGtgtgttattatatatttttttttgtttattgtatactttttcgtatatttgtttataactttggattgttttatgtttattGCGGCATATTGATGTTTGTTTCTACTATTTGAGAAAGAAGTTAAAGTATGACCAAATCCGTGAAAATTTACGGTAATACTACCGATTGCTTCTTTGCTTCTCAAATTTTTGAAGTATATAATGAGTTTGTTGCAAGTGGTGAAAATGTTGATTCGGTTAAGAAGGATTCTAAGGCAAAATTTGCATACATAGCGGGTTTTTATATGTTATGCAATAAACCCAGCCGAGCTTGATTTCGTACTAATGCTGTTAACGTGATTGTTCTTGCTCATTGGATATTGTGTATTCCTGACATTAAGATGAGATGCTTAAAAGTGTTGAATTctatgaggtttgggaggtacAAGAACAACTCAGAGAGTTTTGTTCGTGCATTTGCTGTAATAATTCCTATCTTACTGTCACATGTTAATTTCTATGAGGGGAGAAAAGATATTGACGGGAGTAGTAAGCACCGGCAAGGTAAAAGATATCGATGCGTTTGATATTGTCGTGGTTGATAATTTGCCACAACAAGAGGATAGGTAActatctttgtttttttttttatatttatgattctatgttattgtttattttttgttatctgacAATTGCTATGGGTTTATTTTTGTGATGTAGTGATTGTGGTgtttttatcataaagtatgcTCATTTCTTCATgcatggattgattgataagaTTCCTAAGAAGTTGGACATTGCATTCACTCGGAAGAAGTTGTGTGTTGATCTGTTTGTTCATGCAAAGAAGAAGGAGTTGGGTGGGTACGAGTCTACTTCGGAGCATCCAGGAAGGATGCCATAGTTTTATGTAATAGAACAACATGTTGGAAACCTAGTTTACATTTTTTTGaactttatgtgtatttttatgtcatgttgttttgtttttaggttTATGTTTGTGTTTGTTTAAGAAACTGTTTGGAACAGTAATATTTTAGGAGACTCTTgcctattttaattttgaagtaACCTTTTGGTTTACTGGCACAGTATGTTTTGCAGTTTTTATGTTATGTATTTACGTGAGacaatatgttaattttttggatttagAATTTAGTTTTAGTGTTCTGGcattttttatgtgatttttgtttaattttgtttgatctTATAAACCAATGACATTTCTGTATACCATTCTAAGTGATATAAACCAATGTGATGGTTTATTAACCTTTAAAATGGTTGTAAATAAATTACGATTAGTAATCGTTCATATATTTGGTAACTGCTCATATATAGAGGAGGAAAAAAACTTACTTGAATCTAAGCGAATTGTAATCATTTTATTAAAAGTTTGTATTAATACATTGAAAAGCTTTATCAACTAACAATTATCATTGTAAATTGTTTTTGTATACTGTCTATTTAGTAACCATGTTTGATGCTTACCAACATTTATTCATTTTACctcaggatcttatgatctttttctttttcttggtgGTTTTAGTACTGGGTCATTTTTACATGATCTTTTGTTGTGTCCTCTCTGGTGACATTGACCGCATACCACTTGTGCTTTTGCTTCAAGTCCATTTTTGTATCGTTGTTTCTTTGGTCTTCCTAAGCTCTCTTATGTTTAGGTGGGAGGACTACAATATTTCTTATTAAATGCTGGTATATTCCATGATGTTGCCTCACCTAATGGGAGTATACTGTCTTCATATGTTGCCATAAAAGCTTCTTTCGTGTAGTAGTATGAGCAATATTTGTAGCAAGACAGTTCCTTTTGCTTAGTACAGCCATTGCATGAGAGCAAGGCATTTCATCATATTCAAATCGTTGGCAGCTGCATGTTTTATTCTCCAAGTTTACTATGTGAGATCTGTTGTTGTCGTGTACTTGGTATACCAGAAGGTTTGCTGTTTCAACCTGTATTAATCAAGTAAACGATTATTAAGTTTACAACAGAGTAAATATGTTTGTaagcaatttttatttttctgtatacATAATTACCTTGTACTTTAAACTCATATCTCTTTGTTTCTTTAATGTTTTTTCGAGTATTTTTGCCAGTGTTGTTGTATTTTTTTGGGCTCTATTCTTGTTTTCCCAATACCATCTTTGCACCAATGAATGTAGGCATTCTAGTAGAGTTGCGATGGGTAGGTCTCTTACTGCTTTCAAGGCCGCATTGATCGATTCGGCAATATTTGATGTCATTGTTTTGTATCTCCTGTTCATGCCATATAGTCTTGTCCACTTTTCGACACCAATTTCATTCACCAAGTAATCTCTTATTCTTACATCTATATTGTCCAAGTCTTGCATGCTCTTTTCAAAATCTTCTATGTTGTAAGCTTTAGATGCACTATTAAATGCAATCTTGAGCTCATCACCTccttttttgaatttcatttttatattcttcATCAAATGGTAACAACATACCCCATGCATTATATCCGGAAAGGTCTCTTTTATCGCTTTTAGTATACTCTCATGTCTATCTGATACGATGCATTGACCTTCTCTTTCGCCataagtttcctttattttgtgaAGAAACCATTCCCAAGAGCTGTCATTTTCGGAATCTACTACTGCAAATGCAAGTGGGAATATATGTCTATTTGCATTTTGTGCACTTGCTATCAACAAAGTGCCTCCATGTTGGTTTGTCAAAAAGGTTCCATCTGTGACTATTATTGGTGTACAGTGTTGCCAACCTTTTATTGAAGCACCTACTGCAAAGTATAGAtatttgaatttgttatcttcATCTGTTACTAGGTCTGTGATTGTTCCTGTTTCAAAAGTAACCAATTAGTTTATAGTATAAATTCCTATATAGCATATTAGTACTTTATGTTGATGAAGTATTTTATTACCTGGGTTTGATATTTGCATCATGTATAAAATTGATGGTATCTCACTGTATGATTCTTGTGGGCAGCGACGAGCATCCACAATTGCCTTTTCTCTAGCTCTCCATGCTTTTTGGTAAGATATAGAGACACTGTAATCATCTGCCATGTCATCCACAATTTCTGTTGGAGTGTAATCTCTTTTTGGGTTTACAAACTTGTTTTTTATAACCTTTCCAACCAGAGTTGCTTGTAGCTTGAGGATGGTCTCCAGTGATGTCCAATGAACATGTATGAGTATGCTCTATTTTTCTTATGATAAACATGTCAGTCTTTCCATGTTTTGATGCTAAGAATGTCCAGTTGCAGTTATCATCAATACAGACTAGTTTATAGTCTAGTTTTGATGATCTTTTTACCTTGAAAGGTTGATTGTATCTTATTGAGTGAAGGCTTACTGCTTATTGGAGGGTTTCCTTGTTTGCAAAAACTTGGCCAATGTGTATTTCAGCAACTTGaggatttaaaattatttgattttcttCGGAGCTTTCTTCCATCGATATTTGAGTTTGTTCAATCACATAATCTGCCATCTTTGTTGCATATTCTGTTCTTGTTGGTAGCAGTTGCCTTGTTTGTAAACTAGTTTCCCCATTGTAGGTATAGTTTACTCTATCATTGTGTTCATTGTCGGTTGTGGATGTTGAGATGTTAACACAGATAGGATATTTGGTCTCATCATCATTTTTCCTTCGTATTTGTTCATAAAACTTGCATCCACTATTGTCTTTGATTCTTATTGGTGGTATGCCTTCAGTTACTTGAAAGTGAAGATCAATCGTATATTTGTTTCTGTCCAAATTCAAAGCTTCGTATACTATGTGAGAAAGCTCATAATGTGAACAATCTGTTGGAATTAGTATACCTTCGACTTCATAATCAACGTATGTTGTTTTGTCAACCCAAGTTCCATTGTAAAAAAGAATCAACCGTTCTAACATCCATATTCCTGCGTGATTTGTTTAGTTTAATCATGTTAAGTATTGTATACAGTAAACATTatgtatatacaaaaataataaacatgtaATAGGTGTGATGTTCATaaactaaattttatattttttatagtaaGGTTTATATGCAGTTTTACTAATTAGATGACTATATGTTGAACTATAATGTTGGAGCGATTACAATTACGAAGGTTTATAGTGTACTGTATTTTTTAAAGTACTTAGTATTGATTAGTTTACTATCAGTTATGATTACAACTGGTAAACTATCTGATTAGTACTGATTAATTGTCAAATAATCATGTTTAACAGAATTAACAAACATGATGGATTTTTAGGTGTTTTCAGGAATTGGAAGGTGTAATGTGTTATAAGCAGTAGTATGTATCGTAATGTATAATAGGTACCTTATTCAGATTTAGTTTTCGATGTTGTAGTTGAcggacttcttcttcttcctcgaagCAACGATTTCTggtttttcgattttttgtttGTTGTGATCAGCTCATAGGTTTATTGATGGATTGAATTGTAGGTCGAATTAGAGAGACGATGATTTGCTTGTTGTATACAGCAACAGTTTTGAGAGATATGATGATCGATTCTCTAATTTTCAGATTCGTCGAGATCTGTATTTTTCCGTCAATGGTGTTTTTTCGTTCAAAGTTGGTTTGGTTTCTGTTTTTCGTTTTCGTGTATTATTCTTACGGTATTTATAGATTTCTGTTTTAAACAGTAGAACCACGCGCAGAGATGGCCGAGAAATATGGAATTGTGGGCGCGTCTCCTTCATCGCCGGTGGTTCCAAAATTATTCAAGCTAATCACGGTAAGCTTGATGACGTGTCACGGCATACAAATGCATTGTTTTCATTTAAcgttttttttgtaatattaatgtatataatgtatatatataaaaatttccctatataatattataaagggcattttattgtatacattattttaattaattacaaaatatgtgtaaaaaaatttattaccattttctcatacatttttatatacaattaaaaactttttctttttaatttttttataatatatatggtaataatta
This Cannabis sativa cultivar Pink pepper isolate KNU-18-1 chromosome 6, ASM2916894v1, whole genome shotgun sequence DNA region includes the following protein-coding sequences:
- the LOC133038994 gene encoding uncharacterized protein LOC133038994, yielding MSFISSKPDWFTEEKKNTDKLNDEEQVVDDHGLFKDVVKKSKEDEDDGGDDQGLGGGDAVKAIGSDGTNKDNVEGKNTEEAKDVADGSNKDNVEGRAVDVDASVNDVEGVCSKGKLFDSQGTEDSITVSALEIINEKIDAYEGSIKKDKSLNKLEATNADVLSTYGLDKTDVVGVEKKHGSQESFSVSTMEVVNDHLVSYEDSLKKVYFYFVYVIW